One Serpentinicella alkaliphila DNA segment encodes these proteins:
- a CDS encoding RNA polymerase sigma factor, whose protein sequence is MQTEVLISRAKLGDKEALIKLIMLKQQEYYKLAYVYMKNEADALDALEDMIVILYENISNLKNEGSFYSWSKTILVNRCKKILKEKSKVILVEKFQEKGCESDINQKDDQLLLEEELSKLSEKHKEVT, encoded by the coding sequence ATGCAGACGGAGGTACTTATAAGTAGGGCTAAACTAGGGGATAAGGAAGCTTTAATTAAACTAATTATGTTAAAACAACAGGAATACTATAAATTGGCATATGTATATATGAAAAATGAAGCAGATGCTTTAGATGCACTTGAAGATATGATAGTTATCTTATATGAAAATATCTCAAATCTAAAGAATGAGGGGTCCTTTTATAGCTGGAGCAAAACTATTCTAGTAAATAGATGTAAAAAAATTCTTAAGGAAAAGAGCAAGGTAATTCTAGTAGAGAAATTTCAAGAAAAAGGTTGTGAATCAGATATAAACCAAAAAGATGATCAGCTTCTTTTAGAAGAGGAATTGTCAAAGCTTAGTGAAAAGCATAAGGAAGTTACATGA
- a CDS encoding nitroreductase family protein has product MISMWIDSIKKRTSTRTYDQRPLESSIKREILDYLNSTTGPFGAKVKFYLVNIEDSSNKKLGTYGVIKSAKNFIAAVTEKKEPRSLEQLGYVLEKGILYATSLGLGTCWLAGTFKRQEFINTIELKEEEELPVITPIGYPRDKRSVVDSFMRFAAGSNNRKDFKELFFEGSWNNEVNQKDKKYIQALEMLRLAPSASNKQPWRVLVDNEKFHFYLARNKGYGEGLGYDVQKIDIGIAMCHFELTMQELGFKGKWKEDNPKKDKESCEYIISFIIE; this is encoded by the coding sequence ATGATATCAATGTGGATAGATTCCATAAAAAAAAGAACGTCTACACGTACCTATGATCAAAGGCCATTAGAGAGCTCTATAAAACGAGAAATATTAGATTATTTAAATTCTACTACGGGCCCTTTTGGTGCAAAAGTTAAGTTTTATCTAGTAAATATTGAAGATTCCTCTAATAAAAAACTAGGTACATATGGGGTAATAAAATCTGCTAAAAATTTTATTGCTGCTGTTACTGAAAAAAAAGAACCTAGAAGCTTAGAGCAATTAGGATATGTATTAGAAAAAGGAATACTATATGCTACATCCTTAGGCCTAGGCACCTGTTGGCTAGCAGGTACCTTCAAGAGACAGGAATTTATAAATACAATTGAGCTTAAAGAAGAAGAGGAGTTACCGGTAATAACCCCTATTGGTTACCCTAGAGACAAAAGAAGCGTAGTAGATTCATTTATGAGATTTGCAGCGGGTTCTAACAATCGTAAGGACTTTAAAGAATTATTTTTTGAAGGCAGTTGGAATAATGAAGTAAATCAAAAGGATAAAAAGTATATACAAGCACTTGAAATGCTTAGACTTGCCCCATCTGCATCAAATAAACAACCTTGGAGAGTTTTAGTGGATAATGAAAAATTTCATTTCTATCTTGCTAGAAATAAAGGGTATGGAGAGGGACTAGGCTATGATGTACAAAAAATTGATATTGGTATAGCTATGTGCCATTTTGAACTTACAATGCAGGAATTAGGCTTTAAAGGGAAGTGGAAAGAGGATAATCCTAAAAAAGATAAGGAGTCCTGTGAATATATAATATCATTTATAATAGAATAG
- a CDS encoding acyl-CoA thioesterase: MFINETIIVPRYNETDQMGVIYHSNYFVWYEVGRTDFLEKFSMSYRDMEEMGVMLPVIEVNCKYKVSAKYADKLIIKTAIENLTPVRIKFNYIIERETDNVLISEGFTEHVFSSTLNGKPINLKKKYPDLFNLLEKSK; the protein is encoded by the coding sequence ATGTTTATTAATGAAACAATAATTGTACCAAGATATAATGAAACTGACCAGATGGGGGTAATTTATCATTCCAATTACTTTGTGTGGTATGAAGTTGGGAGAACTGATTTTTTAGAGAAGTTTAGCATGAGCTATAGGGATATGGAAGAGATGGGTGTAATGCTACCTGTAATAGAAGTAAACTGTAAATATAAGGTGTCTGCTAAGTATGCTGATAAGTTAATTATAAAGACAGCTATTGAAAACCTAACACCTGTTAGAATAAAATTTAATTATATAATAGAAAGAGAGACAGACAATGTTTTAATATCAGAAGGGTTTACTGAACATGTTTTTTCTAGTACCTTAAATGGAAAACCGATTAATCTAAAAAAGAAATATCCTGACTTATTTAATCTACTTGAGAAAAGTAAATAG
- a CDS encoding DUF5317 domain-containing protein, which yields MLAEPVSSALVIGKLRGGKLNNLLRLKINWMVLIIIAALVQSLGAIIVAKELTPYWKLINDYGIWLQLVVYILLFCAVIKNYHLKGMSFILIGILLNFIVIMSNGGRMPVDIKGIEHMLSAESLNILQNAKSLTHVAASESTKFLILGDIIHLKRPYPLPKSLSIGDIFKMIGIFKLIYKGLFNEKYKKRIKLFKYNLH from the coding sequence ATGTTAGCTGAGCCTGTCAGTAGTGCACTTGTGATAGGAAAACTTAGGGGTGGAAAGTTAAATAATTTATTGAGATTAAAAATTAATTGGATGGTTCTAATAATAATAGCTGCGTTAGTACAGTCTTTAGGTGCAATTATAGTTGCTAAGGAATTGACACCCTATTGGAAACTAATAAATGATTATGGCATATGGCTGCAACTTGTAGTCTATATTCTGCTTTTTTGTGCTGTAATAAAAAATTATCATCTAAAAGGAATGTCATTTATTCTAATTGGTATTTTATTAAACTTTATTGTTATTATGTCAAATGGTGGAAGAATGCCTGTTGATATTAAAGGAATTGAGCATATGCTTTCGGCGGAAAGCTTAAATATATTGCAAAATGCAAAAAGTTTAACTCATGTAGCAGCAAGTGAATCAACTAAGTTTTTAATCTTAGGTGATATTATTCACTTGAAGAGGCCATATCCTTTACCGAAGTCATTAAGTATCGGAGATATTTTTAAGATGATAGGTATATTTAAATTAATCTATAAAGGATTATTTAACGAAAAATATAAAAAACGTATTAAATTATTTAAATATAATCTCCATTAA
- a CDS encoding HD-GYP domain-containing protein, with translation MYDKNIRLKIYTVSIILMGVACFLFGLKESVYSAPLEISFFILIGAITQSLQIRVKGNTAFSISFAIGLATVFIFSPSIVAVISFITMLIYIDRYNGKSYHFFNSDKHKRLFNASAYAIALALSSVVYNLVETNIVGIRLLGFSIIGIIASTLTYTAINPSIFIGLMCIIENKRYKDALREKVWPIINIIALSPLGVVTAIAYAHYGWFAVVMFLGPLLVARYSFKLYIDMKSVYFETIKALSNAVEAKDEYTKGHSYRVAQYAVGIAQEMGLTYEVVDKINTAAILHDIGKIGISDTILNKPDNLSDEEYIRVQNHPEIGAKILFEVDFLKDVAEIIKHHHERYDGKGYPLHLEGNKIPLEASILAVADAYDAMTSDRAYRKAMNSIIAYKIIIKESGKQFDPRVVESFMKYMKKQKNIWLEDILESEKVSYVS, from the coding sequence ATGTATGATAAAAATATTAGATTAAAGATATATACAGTAAGTATTATTTTAATGGGAGTAGCCTGTTTTTTATTTGGTCTGAAAGAAAGCGTATATAGTGCCCCACTAGAAATTTCTTTTTTTATTCTAATAGGTGCTATTACACAATCACTCCAAATTAGAGTTAAAGGTAATACTGCTTTCTCTATTAGTTTCGCAATAGGATTAGCAACAGTGTTTATTTTTAGTCCAAGTATTGTAGCAGTAATTAGCTTTATTACAATGTTAATTTATATAGATAGATACAATGGAAAATCATATCACTTTTTTAATAGTGATAAACATAAAAGACTTTTTAATGCTAGTGCATATGCAATTGCATTAGCTCTATCAAGTGTGGTGTATAACTTAGTGGAAACGAATATCGTGGGTATTAGACTATTGGGATTTAGTATAATTGGAATTATTGCATCAACACTTACTTATACAGCAATAAATCCTTCAATATTTATTGGTTTAATGTGCATAATTGAAAATAAAAGGTATAAAGATGCACTTCGTGAAAAAGTATGGCCAATTATTAATATAATTGCTTTATCTCCTTTAGGAGTTGTAACTGCAATAGCATATGCGCATTATGGTTGGTTTGCTGTTGTTATGTTTTTAGGACCTTTATTAGTAGCAAGATACTCATTTAAACTTTATATAGATATGAAGAGTGTATATTTTGAAACGATTAAAGCCCTTTCCAATGCTGTAGAGGCAAAGGATGAATATACTAAAGGCCATTCATATAGAGTAGCACAATATGCGGTAGGTATAGCTCAGGAGATGGGGCTTACTTATGAGGTTGTAGATAAAATAAATACTGCAGCTATTCTACATGATATAGGCAAAATAGGAATATCCGACACAATACTTAACAAACCAGATAATCTTTCTGATGAAGAGTATATCAGGGTTCAAAATCACCCTGAGATTGGAGCAAAAATATTGTTTGAGGTTGATTTTTTAAAGGATGTAGCTGAAATTATTAAACACCATCATGAACGTTATGATGGTAAGGGATACCCGTTACATTTAGAAGGTAATAAAATACCTTTAGAAGCAAGTATATTAGCTGTTGCAGATGCTTATGATGCCATGACTTCAGATAGGGCATATCGAAAAGCTATGAATTCAATTATTGCATATAAAATTATTATAAAAGAGTCTGGGAAGCAATTTGACCCTAGGGTAGTTGAAAGTTTTATGAAATATATGAAGAAACAAAAAAATATTTGGTTAGAAGATATACTAGAAAGTGAGAAGGTGTCATATGTTAGCTGA